The following proteins are co-located in the Tiliqua scincoides isolate rTilSci1 chromosome 8, rTilSci1.hap2, whole genome shotgun sequence genome:
- the COPS2 gene encoding COP9 signalosome complex subunit 2 isoform X1, whose product MSDMEDDFMCDDEEDYDLEYSEDSNSEPNVDLENQYYNSKALKEDDPKAALSSFQKVLELEGEKGEWGFKALKQMIKINFKLTNFPEMMNRYKQLLTYIRSAVTRNYSEKSINSILDYISTSKQNSDFLCQMDLLQEFYETTLEALKDAKNDRLWFKTNTKLGKLYLEREEYGKLQKILRQLHQSCQTDDGEDDLKKGTQLLEIYALEIQMYTAQKNNKKLKALYEQSLHIKSAIPHPLIMGVIRECGGKMHLREGEFEKAHTDFFEAFKNYDESGSPRRTTCLKYLVLANMLMKSGINPFDSQEAKPYKNDPEILAMTNLVSAYQNNDITEFEKILKTNHSNIMDDPFIREHIEELLRNIRTQVLIKLIKPYTRIHIPFISKELNIDVADVESLLVQCILDNTIHGRIDQVNQLLELDHQKRGGARYTALDKWTNQLNSLNQAVVSKLA is encoded by the exons ATGTCTGACATGGAGGATGATTTCATGTGCGATGATGAGGAGGACTATGACCTG GAATATTCTGAAGACAGCAATTCTGAGCCAAATGTAGATTTGGAGAATCAGTACTACAACTCGAAAGCCCTGAAGGAAGATGATCCCAAAGCAGCACTGAGCAGTTTTCAGAAG GTTTTGGAGCTTGAAGGTGAAAAGGGAGAATGGGGATTCAAAGCATTAAAGCAGATGATAAAAATAAACTTCAAATTG ACTAACTTTCCTGAAATGATGAACAGATATAAGCAGCTTTTGACCTACATACGGAGTGCAGTTACAAGAAATTATTCTGAAAAATCTATCAATTCTATTCTTGATTATATCTCTACTTCCAAGCAG AATTCTGATTTTTTATGTCAGATGGATTTGCTTCAGGAATTTTATGAGACAACACTTGAAGCTCTGAAAGATGCTAAGAATGATAGATTGTGGTTTAAGACAAACACAAAG CTTGGCAAATTATATTTAGAACGAGAAGAGTATGGGAAATTACAGAAGATCTTGCGCCAACTCCATCAGTCATGCCAG ACTGATGATGGAGAAGATGACCTTAAGAAGGGCACTCAGCTATTGGAAATCTATGCTTTGGAAATTCAGATGTATACAGCACAGAAAAATAACAAAAAGCTTAAAGCACTATATGAACAGTCGTTGCACATCAAGTCTGCCATCCCTCATCCACTGATCATGGGGGTCATCAGAG AATGTGGTGGTAAAATGCACCTAAGAGAAGGTGAATTTGAAAAGGCACACACCGATTTCTTTGAAGCATTCAAGAATTATGATGAATCAGGGAGTCCTAGAAGAACCACTTGCTTAAAATATTTGGTCTTAGCGAACATGTTGATGAAGTCTGGGATAAATCCATTTGACTCTCAGGAG GCAAAACCATACAAAAATGATCCAGAGATTCTAGCAATGACAAATTTAGTAAG TGCCTATCagaataatgacatcactgaaTTTGAGAAGATTCTGAAGACAAATCACAGTAACATCATGGATGATCCCTTCATACGGGAGCACATTGAAG aaCTTTTGCGAAACATCAGAACACAAGTGCTTATAAAATTAATTAAACCTTACACAAGAATACATATTCCTTTTATTTCTAAG GAGTTAAACATAGATGTAGCCGATGTGGAGAGCTTGCTTGTGCAATGTATACTGGATAA CACTATTCATGGCCGAATCGATCAAGTCAATCAACTCCTTGAGCTGGATCATCAGAAGAGGGGTGGAGCACGGTATACTGCATTAGATAAATGGACCAACCAACTAAATTCTCTCAACCAGGCCGTAGTCAGCAAGCTGGCTTAA
- the COPS2 gene encoding COP9 signalosome complex subunit 2 isoform X2, which yields MSDMEDDFMCDDEEDYDLEYSEDSNSEPNVDLENQYYNSKALKEDDPKAALSSFQKVLELEGEKGEWGFKALKQMIKINFKLTNFPEMMNRYKQLLTYIRSAVTRNYSEKSINSILDYISTSKQMDLLQEFYETTLEALKDAKNDRLWFKTNTKLGKLYLEREEYGKLQKILRQLHQSCQTDDGEDDLKKGTQLLEIYALEIQMYTAQKNNKKLKALYEQSLHIKSAIPHPLIMGVIRECGGKMHLREGEFEKAHTDFFEAFKNYDESGSPRRTTCLKYLVLANMLMKSGINPFDSQEAKPYKNDPEILAMTNLVSAYQNNDITEFEKILKTNHSNIMDDPFIREHIEELLRNIRTQVLIKLIKPYTRIHIPFISKELNIDVADVESLLVQCILDNTIHGRIDQVNQLLELDHQKRGGARYTALDKWTNQLNSLNQAVVSKLA from the exons ATGTCTGACATGGAGGATGATTTCATGTGCGATGATGAGGAGGACTATGACCTG GAATATTCTGAAGACAGCAATTCTGAGCCAAATGTAGATTTGGAGAATCAGTACTACAACTCGAAAGCCCTGAAGGAAGATGATCCCAAAGCAGCACTGAGCAGTTTTCAGAAG GTTTTGGAGCTTGAAGGTGAAAAGGGAGAATGGGGATTCAAAGCATTAAAGCAGATGATAAAAATAAACTTCAAATTG ACTAACTTTCCTGAAATGATGAACAGATATAAGCAGCTTTTGACCTACATACGGAGTGCAGTTACAAGAAATTATTCTGAAAAATCTATCAATTCTATTCTTGATTATATCTCTACTTCCAAGCAG ATGGATTTGCTTCAGGAATTTTATGAGACAACACTTGAAGCTCTGAAAGATGCTAAGAATGATAGATTGTGGTTTAAGACAAACACAAAG CTTGGCAAATTATATTTAGAACGAGAAGAGTATGGGAAATTACAGAAGATCTTGCGCCAACTCCATCAGTCATGCCAG ACTGATGATGGAGAAGATGACCTTAAGAAGGGCACTCAGCTATTGGAAATCTATGCTTTGGAAATTCAGATGTATACAGCACAGAAAAATAACAAAAAGCTTAAAGCACTATATGAACAGTCGTTGCACATCAAGTCTGCCATCCCTCATCCACTGATCATGGGGGTCATCAGAG AATGTGGTGGTAAAATGCACCTAAGAGAAGGTGAATTTGAAAAGGCACACACCGATTTCTTTGAAGCATTCAAGAATTATGATGAATCAGGGAGTCCTAGAAGAACCACTTGCTTAAAATATTTGGTCTTAGCGAACATGTTGATGAAGTCTGGGATAAATCCATTTGACTCTCAGGAG GCAAAACCATACAAAAATGATCCAGAGATTCTAGCAATGACAAATTTAGTAAG TGCCTATCagaataatgacatcactgaaTTTGAGAAGATTCTGAAGACAAATCACAGTAACATCATGGATGATCCCTTCATACGGGAGCACATTGAAG aaCTTTTGCGAAACATCAGAACACAAGTGCTTATAAAATTAATTAAACCTTACACAAGAATACATATTCCTTTTATTTCTAAG GAGTTAAACATAGATGTAGCCGATGTGGAGAGCTTGCTTGTGCAATGTATACTGGATAA CACTATTCATGGCCGAATCGATCAAGTCAATCAACTCCTTGAGCTGGATCATCAGAAGAGGGGTGGAGCACGGTATACTGCATTAGATAAATGGACCAACCAACTAAATTCTCTCAACCAGGCCGTAGTCAGCAAGCTGGCTTAA